From a single Phragmites australis chromosome 7, lpPhrAust1.1, whole genome shotgun sequence genomic region:
- the LOC133924851 gene encoding protein S-acyltransferase 21-like produces the protein MARRHGWQLPAHTLQVVAITVFFLLCIAFYAFFSPFIGKALYQYIAVGVYSFLALSVLILYVRCTAIDPADPGILISVDGALIYKSEDTQDEAGKSGLRNGEDIQKHKPCLGGVCFCCAIFTIEDCRKVDEANQQEDYGEEALFCTLCNAEVRKHSKHCRSCDKCVDGFDHHCRWLNNCVGRKNYITFLCLMAVSLAWLAVECGVGIAVFVRCFTDKTAIEDQIGEKLGYGLSRAPFAVIVALGTALSILASVPLGELFFFHMILIRKGITTYEYVVAMRAQSEPPGPSVNDDQQSLPSSPMSSAPTAFSGSSFARHYKGAWCTPPRIFIDQDEIIPHLEPGRVPSTVDPDTTDPTERAKNHPKRPVRISAWKLAKLDSNEAMKAAAKARASSSVLKPINTRAQYEADRCSSDNHSSRSSVISADTGHHIYARSGGNSQYKSSYPPSRASADDIELYPQTPSSFQSNSWTPPIAEHHPAKHFNPIYQTSANRSPFSAKASGVNESFVTEAHNTRRFDVPPNTERSSRSSVYWDQEAGRFVSAQANQGFSSHLGRPDLLYTGQSIFFGGPLMADPAARSFRDPGGSSQRSGGPRPHQFPVFVPSDPQKDQLSRLP, from the exons ATGGCGCGGCGCCACGGGTGGCAGCTCCCCGCCCACACCCTGCAG gtggTAGCTATTACAGTGTTCTTCTTGCTTTGTATAGCGTTCTATGCTTTCTTCTCACCGTTTATTGGGAAGGCCTTGTACCAATATATTGCTGTGGGTGTTTATAGTTTTCTG GCTTTATCAGTGCTGATTCTATATGTTAGATGTACTGCGATTGATCCTGCTGATCCTGGCATCCTGATTTCCGTGGATGGTGCACTAATATATAAATCAGAAG ACACTCAAGATGAAGCTGGAAAATCAGGATTGAGAAATGGCGAGGATATCCAAAAGCATAAACCATGCTTAGGAGGGGTTTGTTTTTGTTGTGCTATTTTTACAATAGAGGACTGTCGgaaagtggatgaagctaaccAGCAAGAGGACTATGGTGAAGAGGCACTCTTTTGCACCCTTTGCAACGCGGAG GTGCGCAAACATAGTAAACACTGTCGAAGTTGTGACAAGTGCGTTGATGGGTTTGATCATCACTGCCGG TGGCTGAACAACTGTGTCGGAAGAAAAAACTATATCACATTTTTGTGCCTGATGGCTGTGAGTCTTGCTTGG CTTGCCGTTGAGTGTGGAGTGGGTATTGCTGTTTTCGTTCGTTGCTTCACTGATAAAACAGCCATAGAAGATCAGATTGGGGAAAAGCTGGGCTATGGCCTTTCACGAGCACCCTTTGCAGTCATTGTG GCCCTGGGTACAGCTCTTTCAATACTTGCTTCAGTACCGCTAGGAGAGCTGTTTTTCTTCCATATGATACTAATCCGGAAG GGCATCACAACTTATGAGTATGTTGTGGCAATGAGAGCTCAGAGCGAACCTCCTGGACCCTCTGTCAATGATGACCAGCAAAGCTTGCCATCTTCTCCAATGAGTTCTGCACCAACTGCTTTTAGTGGGAGCTCATTCGCACGTCACTACAAAGGCGCATGGTGCACTCCCCCACGCATCTTCATCGACCAG GATGAAATCATCCCACACCTGGAACCTGGACGAGTTCCTTCAACTGTTGATCCTGATACCACAGACCCAACTGAAAGAGCCAAAAACCATCCTAAACGCCCAGTCCGCATTAGTGCGTGGAAGCTTGCGAAGCTGGATTCAAATGAGGCCATGAAAGCGGCAGCAAAAGCCAGAGCCTCTTCATCCGTGCTGAAACCGATCAATACTCGTGCACAATATGAGGCAGACCGGTGCTCCAGTGATAACCACAGCAGCAGAAGCAGTGTCATAAGTGCTGATACTGGACACCACATATATGCTCGCTCTGGTGGGAATTCGCAGTACAAGTCCTCTTATCCACCCAGCAGAGCAAGTGCAGATGACATTGAGCTGTACCCCCAGACACCAAGCAGCTTCCAGAGCAACTCGTGGACTCCACCTATAGCCGAGCACCATCCCGCAAAGCATTTCAACCCAATCTATCAGACATCAGCAAACAGGTCGCCATTCTCTGCAAAAGCAAGTGGGGTCAATGAATCGTTCGTCACAGAAGCCCACAATACAAGGAGGTTTGACGTGCCACCAAACACAGAGAGATCTTCTCGATCATCTGTTTACTGGGATCAGGAAGCTGGCAGGTTCGTGTCTGCACAGGCAAACCAGGGGTTCAGCTCTCACTTAGGCCGTCCGGACCTTCTATACACTGGGCAGTCTATATTCTTCGGTGGACCTCTGATGGCAGATCCTGCAGCAAGAAGTTTCAGAGATCCTGGCGGTTCAAGCCAACGGTCTGGCGGACCTCGGCCACACCAGTTCCCTGTGTTCGTTCCCAGTGACCCCCAGAAAGATCAGCTCTCTAGGTTACCGTGA
- the LOC133923635 gene encoding RING-H2 finger protein ATL74-like, with amino-acid sequence MQATARKLLEAAAGAPGSGVPDDHDIVLVLASLLCALICVLGIGLVARCACGCGSGERAEAAAANRGVKKAVLRTIPTMPYVAPAAGGGGGGGGRGGKAEAAAAEECAICLAEFEEGEFVRVLPQCSHGFHTACIDKWLRGHSSCPSCRRILVLELPPGEQCRRCGSRPDAGAGWKPTHYGDMPLFLP; translated from the coding sequence ATGCAAGCCACGGCGAGGAAGCTTCTagaggcggcggccggcgcgccGGGGTCGGGCGTCCCGGACGACCACGAcatcgtcctcgtcctcgcctCTCTCCTCTGCGCGCTCATCTGCGTCCTCGGCATCGGCCTCGTCGCGCGGTGCGCGTGCGGGTGCGGCAGCGGGGAGCGCGcggaagccgccgccgccaacagGGGTGTCAAGAAGGCGGTGCTCCGCACGATCCCCACCATGCCGTACGTCGCCCCCGCCgcgggcggtggcggcggcggcggaggcagaGGCGGGAAggcggaggccgcggcggcggaggagtgCGCCATCTGCCTCGCGGAGTTCGAGGAAGGCGAGTTCGTGCGCGTGCTGCCCCAGTGCAGCCACGGGTTCCACACCGCCTGCATCGACAAGTGGCTGCGCGGGCACTCGTCCTGCCCCTCGTGCCGCCGGATCCTGGTCCTCGAGCTGCCGCCCGGCGAGCAGTGCCGCCGCTGCGGCTCGCGACCGGACGCCGGCGCTGGCTGGAAGCCGACCCACTACGGCGACATGCCGCTGTTCCTGCCGTAG